Part of the Falco biarmicus isolate bFalBia1 chromosome 4, bFalBia1.pri, whole genome shotgun sequence genome, CCATGCTGTCCAGCTGGAGTGGGAGTTTCCACCCACAGCAAACTTCAGTTGACCTCATTAAAACCAGCACTCTGATACCTGGGATCCCATGTTTTCCTCTTGCCACTAACTGAGGCTTTGATTTGATTTGGATTGTATTGCAGTTCTATCAAAAATTTGTTCTGTCCTAAAAACATGAGAATTAAACTTTACTTGGCATCTTCAAAGaagaattttgctttaaataataaTAGATCAGCTGTGGTTTACAATTAGGAGTGGAGTGGGCTGCATCTTTCAGATCTGCCATCCTGACGTTTAAGCCAGTTTTGCTATGTAGCTTTAAGCTCCTTTTCCCCTTGTAGGTGATACTGCTGGGAcagaggagggagctgcagctggcagagaccTGAACAAGTGGAGCCCATCTGAGAAGTGGTCTTCATCAGTTTCAGATAGTCAAACTATTCATGAAGTTAGATCCAAAACCTACAAAACCCAGGTGGACCGTATTAGGGATGGTGATCTAGCATCCATGCTAGATCTGCTTCCTGAACATGCTTCCACAAGAATCCTCTTCCATTAAGAGGATTTAGTTGCAGTCCAAATGAACATTAGCCCCAGCAGAGACTGAAGTGTGCCCGCAAAGTATCGACATAAACTGTTTTACTTTGTGTCTTCTTGTTAATTCCTCATCAATGAAAGCCAGCTGATGGCCTCCTGAGGTGTGTGTTACATCCTGAGTACTATTTGCAGTAATTGTGAAGTAGAGAAGTTAACATTTCATCTTAAAACTTTTAGTGTGTGTATTTGATTATGTATTGTAGCCTGGATAGGAAAGATGCCATCTGTCATGAACTGTGCTTTATAGCAAATAATTGTAAAATGTAAGAGGTTCAGCACTTTAAAATTGTTCATCTCTTGTTGACTTGCATGACAGGTGAGCGTTAGGAGATCTCCACTGTTCTTTCAGTGCTGTATTCTTCACTACGGTGATTAATCTTTCTGCCATTCAAATGggtgttctttcattttttaagttttcaccTTTTTGCCTCTGTTTACATAGGAAAGTAACTTATTAGCATTAACAAGTTGGGAACAAAGACTTcagaaatctgcttttgaaatgAAGTATTAATAAGTGATCTTCCTTCTCTAATTGCATAAGAAAAGGTTTCAAACTTTACAAATGATTTCTGCTTTATCTGGCCCTTGCAGGAAATTACTGTTGTCCAACAATTTCACCAGCTGTGCCTTTATAACGTGTGTGGTGGTTAGAGGACCTAACGACTAAAATATGAATCATACCTGTGGCTTTGTGTGTTAGGTatgatatttttcttactgGAATTAAATTACATCttgatttctgcatttttgactgcttgataataaaaaaaaaatatatcacaaGCTGCCCCTTTGGGTATAGCCCCTAGCTTCAGTTACTTCGTTTGAATATCGCTAAAGAAATGCTCTTTGCAATGTTGGTCCCATCCTTCTGGGAGCAGTCAATCTCTCTTGAAGACAATAGGACTGTTTTAgggtaaataaaaaaagttgcAAACCTGTTGCAGATTTTGTTCAGAAAGAAGAATTTTGTATCTTGATCTGTTTGCCTTGGTGCACATAGCTTTCAAAATAAGAGCAGTTTTATTGCTAATAAGGGCATTATTTAaggaaaattgaaaatattttaacaacCCGTGACAACTGATCCCAGTAAAACTAGGAGTTAAATTGGATTCAGAAGAGAGGTCACACATAACGAACCACCGATACAGAATTGTTTACTTATATATTTTTTGATCCACCTCTGTGTTCACTTGGGATGATTCATTCTTCCAGCTAGTTCCTTCCAGGAATGATTCCCCACAATCCTCAGAATTTTGCTCTTTCTCTGTACTATTAAagttcttctttctctgttatTACAGTCTCTCTTTGGCTGAGATCTTCTTTGATTCCTCCCAAaggttccttttaaaaaaggaaatgcaagagCAAAGCTGCTTATTCAGATGTTTACAAAAAGAATTGCTCTAGTaactctttattttaaaaaaatgttttgagattatatgaaatgcagattttcatcttttcaaCCAAGGAACTTGAGGGCTTGTTAATGAGGTCAGAAGTAGTGCAGATGCTGCTAAAATGGGGTTTGTTTTCAAACCTTTATACTGGTTTATGGCAAAGCTTAGATGAGGCTTTGTGTGAAGGTTTAATAAGAACTTGGAAAACCATGTTTTGTAAGCTGACGAGCATAAGAGACTCTTTTCTAGGCAATCTCAAAAGAAACTTATCTTgtcttgtttgtgtttgtgAATGCCCTGAGGGGAGGATGAAGGGTTACTCCAACAGGGGACTTCACATCAAGCACTGTACTGCAAATGGTCTAATACTGCAGTCTTCTGGGAAAATTTGGTGCATGTCAGGTAAGGATGGAGAATGTGAACAGATGAGCAAATGCCAATTACACCTTCTGCTACACAGAATATGTTTTTGAATGCTATTTCCTGAACTGGCTTTTTCACTTATTCTTTAACGGGAAATAAATCACGAAGAAGAGATGACAGTATATACATAGCTCTAACATTGTATGTAAAATACTGTGTGTAGGACTCAACATCTGCTGAACACATCACTAAAGAACATGCAACAGAGGCAGGCACCAAAATGTAGGCTTTGGGTATTCAAAAACAGAATTGTGCAATGACTGGGCCAGGGTTGGATGTCTGATCCTTCACTGCAGATTTTTGTGTCCTAGTATTTAGTTCAGTCACCTGTCTCCCATCTGTAACCACCTATTTGAGCAGTGAATTCAGGAGCAGATCAAAGCCTTTGGTGGAAATAAGTCTGAGTACTCAAAACTGTTTCTCCACCCACAGACAGCTTCCCTACTAGCTGAAAAGAGTGTTAATGATAACTATTGCTACCCTGTGGATCTACTTAACTTCCAGGCAGAATGGGGCCATGATTCTTATACTGGGTAGACAGTGTCTCCATCTGTgtcagtgttttttctgttgcttggaGCCGTCTGCGTGGAGCTTGATCACATTATTCGCTTACAAGTACGTCTTTTTACAGTGAAGTGTCCGGGATTCGATAACAGGCTGATCTGGGATAGCTAATGCTTATCTGGTCTGGTTTATGGTGGAGTAGAAGGGGTTGAGGAATCGGACAATAATCATAACCAGGTTGCCAAGAGGAGACACTGTCAGCTCTGTGGTACCCTTGCTTTGTGAAGAAGCGAAGTTGCACTGAATGTGGCAGGATGAGGTGGGCAATGGATATTTGAACCACTCCAGCTATAGCTGAAACTAACTTAGCAGGGGCTTCTTTTCTCCAGCTAAAATCCTGACAAAGTTTTGCTTGTACCTGTCAAGGTgcagtttcctttctgctgtgcaATACTTGCTGCCAGAGTGTTAGCACAGTGACTCAATGATAATGTGagcagtgggagaagaggaTTTTGTGTGATGCAAATGAGGATGTGAGTGGGCTTGTGCCTGCCAGGCAGTGGTGTATGACTGCAGCTAGGGTGGTCATGCCAAGCTAGTGAGCTTGAAACAAGCTAAGAGCTGTGTAACAATCACCTAAGAACTGACATAATGAGCAGTGGCTGAAGCCCATAGgattatagaatcatttaggttggaaaagacctttaatatTGAGTCCAACCATATACCTAACACTACCAAGTCTACCATTTGAACCTGGTGCACTTGAACCTGAGCTCTGGCTAGGTTGCAATTAAGAATGTGTTCAATATAATCCTGACAAGGATGGTGGGACTGAGAGTAAGGACTGGAACTAGAGGGTAGTCCCACAGGGACAACATTAGGCTAGGGGATCCTGAACCTATCTAAACAACAAAGGCTTAAAAAGGGAAGCTTCCTGCAAAGATAAATAGTTggttaaaagacaaaaaaagagaacatcAGAGTAAATGGTCAGTTTTCACAGTGGAGGTGGTCACAAGTGGAGATTTACATAGCCATACGTGTGACTGCTGTAGCTGGTTCAGGTATACTTATACAAGGTGTGAACATGCCTCGGATTGCACACCAGATCAGTCAGTGTCCGGATCAAATGCCTACCTTCTCTCCTggttctgcctttctcttgctttgttCTTCTAAGAATTCAGAAAATGCCTCCAAGGTGTGTTCCCCAGTGTAGACGACCTCCTGAAAAGAGTTTCAAGGTTAAGTATTTAAGTCTGTacacaaaatgctgaaaataacaCCATAATCAGCTGGAGGATTTCAGTTCTTTAGACTGAACAAACTCCAGACTTTTCAGCTCACTTTAGAAAGCCGAGGGCAGAGGCACAGCAGGTTCCAGTGTCATCTGAAACTCAAGTGTAAAGAATAGATGGATATGCCTAAGAAGAAAAggatttgtatttaaaaaaacccataaacaTTACTGTATAATACCAGTCTGGGATCCTGCCAATTACTGACATCAGtgtcttttctgtgtttaacaATAAACATTTGCAAGATATCTTGAAGAGCAGAGTCTTTTAAGTGTCCAGCCATGATATTCAAAGCTGTCTAAAGATTTTGATGGAAATTCAGCTTGtgaaaaagttttgaaatacaCAATCCAGAAGTAGCAACTGTTGCACAGCTTGAAAGAACAGGAGGAAGATGAGCGGTgactttaattttcttgtacTTCACCTTAAGGTGAGGGTTTACTGaagattttcttctgaagaaatttAATGGAAGAAGCACTTTCAGCTTAGAGCTTTCAGATTCTCTGAGTTAGGGCTAGGTaccaaactgtattttaaaacacacacacacccacacacacccctgcgATACCTTCGCTCTCTGGAAGTATAAAAGGATCTTGAACAAGTCTTTTAACAAAAGGTTGTAGAAGCTCATGTGCATGACATTGAGGATTGTCTGCTGTTATCCGAGTACATTTAGAAATAGGCAGATGCCTATTCTTGCTTGAGTTAAGCTCACTTACTCCCACTGAGATCAAGAATGCTGTGTTACTTTACATTCGTTACTCTAATGCCTGATTTGAGTTCAAAGGACTCTAAACACAACACCTCTATTTCCTGATGAATTCACTAAAAGTATACACAGGTTTGATATTTCTGTTTAGTAAGGTATTCTCTTGTAATAAAAACTGTGGCAgccttgaatttatttttttttttttttatgttagcAAGCTTAAGTTTCTTGAGAAAGATTATTTGATTCCTTCAGAGGTGTTTACTATTCTTGGATGAATCTTGAGTTTTATTGACTCTGATGACTGGAACAGTGATTTCTCAGAGCCCAAAGACCTGTAAAGCCAGAGAAGCAGCTGATCCCAGTACTGGTTACTAAAGATATGTATCAACATTTTTCATTAGAGTAATTGGTGCATAAGACTATGTAAACATTATTTTCCTCGCTTAACCCAGAGAAACAAATAGAATCATCTTAAATCCATCTGAAAGACtgcatgttttttctcttaaatttgGAGTGGATGGTGCAGGGATGAGTTGTACAGATGGAGCTCAAATGATGGCTGGTCACTCTCCTCCACGTAATTAATCAGATTCACTTTCTTGTTCCTTCAGCTCTGGCCATAATTGTTTCCCCAGCATAGAAACATTCGGTGGTTTGGAAAACTAGGCACAcgcttatatatactcagctCTAGAATTAGGTCTCTTCATTCATCCAATTCCACTTAACTCCAGTTATCCCACAGTGGCTCCTGATTTAAAAATGTCATCATGCATCTAGTTTTGCATCCATTAAAGTAAGAGGGTAGCTTGTCATTAACTTCAGGAAAAGCTGAACTTGTTCTTAAAACAGACTAAACTGTGACAATCCACTGGAAAGAAGACAGTTCATAGTGTGGAGACTGAGCAGATACTTCTGGTCGGAGGAAGGTAGTGTCTAATATGATCTCATCAGGTAGGAGTGCTCGGAAGGGACTGCATGGTAATGTGTTTTGCCCGTGGCTTTGCCTTTAAGGAGGTGTAAGGGTGTCTGTACTGGCCAGAAAACATGATAACCCAGTTCTGGGAAAGAGCTTTGGGTTGTGTTAGGTTAACCACGTTTCCCTTGGTTCATCAGGAGCAGGTTCAGACTTCTTTACATGCATTTTGATGTGTTTTCTAGAGTCTTCTGATAGTTATTTCATCTTCAgattcctgctgcttctgtgctggtATTCAGTTTATCCTTAGTCCTTAAATATTATGAAGGATTGGTAGAGGTAATTAGAAAGCTTGTGTGTTTGTTTCTAACACTAGCAAAATACTGAAGGCTAAAAGAAATGTCAGTGTGAAATCAAGCTTGCATCAGGAGGTGTTTTTTGACTGTATAAATTTCCTGTTCCTGTTTCTTCATTCTGAATATACCAGTTTCTCTTTGGCTCCAAGCCCTTTCTATTGCTCTTTTCATGGCCAGAATAAGGGAGTAGGGATTGTATTTTTGGAGGCAATGCCTATACAGTGAAAAACACAGTAGATACTCTGAGCATAGGCATGTTGAGATACTACATTTTTATCCTGTGCTCTGACTTTGGTTAACTTTTAGAAAAGGACAAGCATACACAGGAAAACTCCCAGTATAACTGCTGGTTGGGTAGGAAATGACTTAGAGCTGTTGCAGTGGCTGAGCGTTAATGGCCTGAGTGTGTTTAGAATTGTTCATGATTGTAGTGAGTGAAGATGTCTGTGGCCAAGTGTTCGTATAGTGCCATAAGAAAGAAGGCACTTGGGTCTGCAAGGCTGCAGACATCTACAAGACATCTGCACTGGTAGTCAAGTATGAGTTAAAATCTTCGAAGTTGAGGGAACTGGTATAAAACCATGGTGTGCAGGGAAGAACTCAAGATTTCAAATAGTGTTTAATTTCAGGGTATTTGTAAGCGTGAAACAATCCCTTAATAGTTAATGAAAATTGTTAGCAACATTTTTTGATAAAATGACATAGATTATGAGCATTTAAtgggtttctgcttttctgcataAAAACTAAACATGGTGCGAGTGTGCAGGACTGCAGTTCAATTCATTAGAAGCTGTACATGCACATCGGAGAGGCAAATCTCTCCCTCAAAGATTAAATGAGGACATGGGCAAATGTCTTAGAATTAGATTTAAGTTTAggagtaagaagaaaaatgaaaagcttagTAATGTCTTAATTACAACAGTATCCTAgagcttaatatttttttgcttcagagatactttctttttaattagattATTTATGTAGATAGAGAAATGtaactatttaatttttttctttggctcctctttcagcagcattttctgaTTGCTGTGTAGTATAGCTGATGCATTAGGTAGCATATTGTAATGATCACTGGTGTTGACAACAAATATTTCGAATTGAGGCCGTGATACTGGAATAAAGTAAAATTACTGACATAAACATTCACATAAAGTGAAAAAGTAGAGGGTATAAGAAGAGTAGTACCAGCATTTCAGGTGCTGTAATTATACCTGCTCCAGAAACAGCTGGCACAGGGTAGTTCTGTGGCAGTATGACTCTTATCATGGTTTGAAGTACAAAGGCACTGCAATGATTAGGAGGTATCTTTAAGCTCACTCTGAGTTGAGACTGTTGCAAAACCCAACAGGCAGATTGGGGGTGGTTAAACAGCAGAACGTAAGGCTGTAATGACTTGTAGGTCCAAGCTGGTAAATGATTATATGGGCTCTTGGCACAGCTTCATACACAGGAGAAGGTGATAGAAGGGTTTCTTCTTTAATTCAGGTTCTTGACAGCAATGAATCCAATGTTGAGTAGGTAAGGACCAAAGCTTTCTTGCTTAAAGGACTCCTTTCTCACCATGACAAGCACACGAGtgcaaagacacacacacacacacatattccCCCCTCAGTGTCTCCACATTCTTCCCCAACAGCTTCTCACCTGGTGATCTGGTCCAGCCGGAAAGAGTCTGAAGAACGGATAGCGACCTGATCCAATGGACAGGATGTCATTTGCTGTGATATCTGTCTTTGCAATGATTATGTCTTTGTGGCTTGCATATTGCTCTCCTAGCTTATCCCAGATTGGCAGGAGTTTTCTGCAGTCATAGGACCAAGGAGCAtctgcaaattttaaaataaaagtagaaaGATACAGTCTAGCAGAAGAGCATGCACTGGTGCAATCACTGGGACCCACGTAGCCTTTCAAGTTAACAGGGTTTTGGATTTCAGTTGTGGTCAGTCTCTACATGAAAACATTTACCCTTCGTGAATTTCATGAGTTTTCATGTAGTGATAACTAATGCATTTCTGATAGCATGCTGCTTTAGCTCTGTTTAGCCTTTTATGTATATAACAAACATATGACACTTGTCGTATGACTTCGCTGGAGAGGCGTGCCAGATAACGGATGCGATCCAATTAAGTCTTGCATCATTCCTGTGCTGAATACTTGCCAGAAGcacaaaatgctttctgcataTGACAATTAACTATGTTCATAAACTATGCTATATTTACACTAAGAGGAGGAGTTTTGAGGTGTCATGATGGTTTGACTCAGCTCTGCACTTACGCAGGTTAGCAAGAAGGCATACTGCTGAGAACCCAGTATAAATAGCATACAACACCATTGCAAACCTTCAGTCATGAGAACAATGCTCATACCCAGTTTAGGTGGAATTAAAATTTCTGGGGCACTTTCCTGAATATACTACACCCATTTACCAGCCTTTCATTTCCAGAGGACTTGGTTCAATTCCTCCCTAGATCAGTTCATtacactgaaatgtaaaaatggcTTGCATGAACAAAATGGCTGCGGCCAACAAGGAGGATCGCAGGAACATACTACCTTTaagaatttctgaaattcagGGCAGTACAGCTAGTTGTCTGTGTTTATATTAATGCTGCATGTTTGCTTTACTGAAGTAACTAAGGCACAGTCTAATCCCTGCTGGCTGCTAGAGAGATAGGGCAGTGGTTCCTTGCTGGGAAGAGTCAAGCAGGAGAGCCACTTGTCTTGcagacagaggagaaaaaagcagttaGGATTTGCTAAACCACAGCTCCTCTCTGGGATTTAATCCTAGAGCATTATAACCAGACAACCTCACTTAACTCTCCCTCTGTCCTTGGAAGATGGCCTGACTCATGCTGGACAGCGTGCTGCAATGTTCCATTGTACAACATGATGTTCTGGTGTCATTTTGTCTTTCAACACCAGGATTTGATACAGCCTAGACAAATATTTACTGAAGAGATCCAGTGTTACTCAGTGCAGCCCTAAGTCAGCAAAGGTATCACAGTGTTTCCATAGATATGGCACAAATTTTTCTTCAATGCTTTCATCGGACAACAGAAATTCATTAAGTTCAGGGTCTGTAAGGTGCAAAGATTAGTTTGGTATGTAAGCATgagctttcatttttcactttcaatTGATCATGTTAAAGCAACTTAAAATCTGAATACAATAATAACACTTACAAAACATAACAAACACAGTCATGGTCTTATTGAAGGCAATGCTGTTGAAATTCTTCCCAACAAGCACTTTGACAGGCATCTTGTCCCAATCCTCTGGAATTTCTTCACTAGAGAGATGTAGCTAAGCGAAAACAGAAACACTGCTGTGAAAGTGTAGGGAGCATTGAGAAACTGCTCCAGCTCAAGTTAGTGTGAGACCAATGGGACATTTCTCTACCTAATGTGCCCTtttatggtgggtttttttttttatatctctaTATCCTAGCTAGCCTTTACATGCTACCACCTTCTCTCCCTTCAGTGGGGAGCTGGGGTCTCACACCCTGTGTAGTTTGGTAGTCAGAATTACTTGTCCCTGTCTTGAATACAGACTCCTTAGCAGTTTGCCTTAAAATTACACTTTGGAACATGTTTGCATTCATTGTCCTGAACTCTTGTTGCCCAGTGTTCAGAGGCTAGACCACTTAAAAGCTTATCTATTGTAGGTTTTCATGTAAAACTCACAAGAAAGTTGTGCATCACTGCTTAAATATCTGCCTTTACCACCAATCACAGTCCCCACGACTCCTGCAATTTACAGTATATTAGCTGgcaatttctcttcttttacaCCATAGCGAAGTAGTAGAAAGGCACACATTCCCCATGGAAGCTGTTCCCTCGTCGGAATGTGCCACTCAAGCAGGTCTTTTTACAGAAGAGGCAACATCCCCATTGCTTCTGTCCTTCTGCCCCCCTCCAACACTGAAATTGGGATTTACTACTTGAATCTCTTAAATTATGCCTGTTGTCAGGCTGACTACATCTTTTCTCCTCATGATGGAAACAAAAGTAATGAAGAGCActgaataaacaaaacattttaatgtatttttcatgtgaGCGTGGAGGATGATGCCTCATGAcaagaaatatttacttttggAATTATACCCCCTGTGAAAGTTCACTCTGCTTAACTTGCTTAAAACAAATACCAAATCTTACTCCACCTGAAACTGTCAATTTTCTGTTTACTGGACTTCTCTGTAACCTCAAAATCCATTGCCATCATTGTTTGCATCTCTCTCGACTAAGGGAGTGAAATATCTCCATTATAGTATTGGAAAGATTGAGTCATGGGGAGTTTTTAATCCACTAAAATAGATCACCTGAAATTAACTAAAATATTGGCCTATCAAATGACTTATCCAGTTTTTATATGGGATGACTGGAAAACTTCATAGTCTGCCTCAGCTGTTAAATAGAGAGGAATGCTCTGTCAACAACTGTAGGTGAATGCATCAGAGCAAGAGTAAATTAATAAACTGATGATCAGAACAGCACACTGTTCTAACTTAAAAAGGGATGTTTTGCAAATTTGTTAGTGTTTTAGCTGGTGTACTAAAGGGGCATCTCGTTAGTAATGGACAtacctttgcttttccatttagGTAGCTCTGGCAAAATTCTTTTAGGTTCTCCACAGTCACCTCATCTGCGGGCATTTTATACATTGCATTGCTTGTCAGATTTAGAATTCTCACGGCAGGAATGTCAACGTCCCTGATGCGAAAATATTCAAAAACTCGTCCATTCCTTGTTTCATTAGTGTTCACCAAGACAAACATTATCTGATAATAAAGAGAGAGTCATGCATCTGGTTGAGTTTTCCAGCTTTGGTTTAGCCATTTTAGGAAAATGGACCATGGAGCTTGGCAGTGCATTAGGATCTAACCTTAAAAGCAAGGAATTGTGTAGAACCATTTTTTAGTGTCAGCCCAACAACCAAGCATATCGGTGGACTTTATTATACCTTGATCCTAGTTAATAACATGCTAAAGCAGCCAAAAAGAATGGAGcttttccctctgtcctttCACAGTGCTTTGATGTCAGCTATTTTAGTAACGCTTCTAAATTAACCCTCAAAATTCTTATTGCTCTTCCTAATAAATTTTAACAGGACAAAAGAGCTGAAACACCTGTAATCCATATGTCTTTGCCAATACTactgtgtgatttttttgtgtgtgtgtctcacATACTTGGAGCAGGAGTAGCACTGTGGTGATTGACAATGGAGAAATGAAGTGCTTTGTTTGACTGCCTGTATGTGTTTATTTACATGCAAACACATATGCTGCAAGCAAGGCTATGCATCTGCCTTGCAATATTTCTCAGGTTTTGTAGCTGCTTCCAGCTCTTGGTTCAGGCAGTATTCTGAGATCCTCATGGCATTTCCTGGCAGCGGCAGAAATTGCTAAAACTATCTTTGGTTGGAAGTTGATCCTAGAAAGTCACATTTGTAAAATCAGAAATAGGTTTGTTTGGAGCAGCTGGAATTCGTGTTGGTTTGTGTgatctttgcattttaaagaatcATTTTCAAgtgaagtttatttttcagcttgtgTCCTTAACAAATTCAAGTAACAGTTACTGAAACTGTTTTACAATGGCTTGGTAGACTTAGAAGGTGGACTGACAGCAGTGTACTTTTACCAGTAACACTGGTGAGTGTTTTTCCATTGATCTTCTGGCATTCATATTTGCAAAGCAGGATTCAGCATTACAAACCTTTCCTCTAAATTCCACAGCAGCAGACTTGTAGTTTTCATAAATTGCACTGAATGTCTCAGAGTTCGTTGGGGTGAACAGCAGGATGTGGTTTTCAACAGGGACATCAAAAATCTTCACAGATGTCTGGGAAACAAAAGACTCAGTATCTGTTCCACTCTTTGTAAGCAGAACAGTGAATCAGAGGCCCAGCATATCAG contains:
- the PDILT gene encoding protein disulfide-isomerase-like protein of the testis, with product MSSADVSLPQSSRNLSEEFAKAAQQLKKEAPRIQFGKMDVTHQPDLRKEFNIQEFPTVKFFVDGSKKDPIDCKGVRQASAFITWVKRRTGPSTVLINSTDQAEAIINADDLAVIGFFKELRNDSVEVFCETARDVPEMPFGMTASEDIHANYGIQRNTLVVFKKVGVQKPSSCDIYFKLYGISVIEDHKMGKPVHNEVLEDGRQNKLDLMRLIKTFSLDLVTEYNLETSVKIFDVPVENHILLFTPTNSETFSAIYENYKSAAVEFRGKIMFVLVNTNETRNGRVFEYFRIRDVDIPAVRILNLTSNAMYKMPADEVTVENLKEFCQSYLNGKAKLHLSSEEIPEDWDKMPVKVLVGKNFNSIAFNKTMTVFVMFYAPWSYDCRKLLPIWDKLGEQYASHKDIIIAKTDITANDILSIGSGRYPFFRLFPAGPDHQEVVYTGEHTLEAFSEFLEEQSKRKAEPGEKEPLGGIKEDLSQRETVITEKEEL